The Cydia splendana chromosome 2, ilCydSple1.2, whole genome shotgun sequence nucleotide sequence tgcttcagagataaataccatttttgttctgcagaagagggctaagtattcgagcaatatacaaaatgagccatagagactcacttagagataaatttaaggaaattgacataatgacagtgcactgtcaatacatttatgagaatattctgtatgtacataaaaacattgtaaattttaggaaaaattgtgaaattcattatattattactagaaataaacataagctcgcagtgcccttcactcggctccataaaattaaaaaatcattcacgGGTAAGtagttgtgtaagattttataataaacttccaaaccatattactgaattatctattaataaatttaagaattatgtaaagcgtaaacttatttctaaagcttattataccatacaagactacatgaatgatattacaacgtgggattaattgttattcgtagtgattatttatttattaggtatatttgattattgatgaggaaatggatattccgatgtaatactatctacttcttttgttacttatgctttttttttgacatttagattttattctagaaattctagactagtatttttttatacaatctttttaatgatTAACGATCcgtttgtgaaattcttagtgttaaatttgatatgtataataatccaattttattatggaataatattagcatcaataaattgctcttataattagattaagattaattacgattcataagagcttgttgctaggctagggttgccatacgtcccggtacgccgggacatgtcccggtttgaagcacggtgtcccggcgtcccggccgataagaaaattgtcccggtttaaaaatcatagttatttagtagggggctggacttggtaaataataatatacctacatttctacgTTTCATATCCAtggccaaaattaaaaaaaaatgtattatggtacctacttttacctaatgtccaatatcagtttctcagacacacaataattagatgattatgtaaattatgttattttataccTTTTAAAGTCTGTAATGTAGAGCTCGTATTTCAGGCTCCCAAGGGCCTAAAACCTCATCAATGGAACTTCGGCCCTCCGAGTAACTCTTGTACCTACATATGACACATATTATTGTTGAGTAACACTAGCGCTGCTTTCTTACAGATCGACCTTCGGCGtcgcttaatttttaacaaatataaaaatttgatttgagaagcttggccttttgcctcgcatgaaagctcaccgcgctggttataagtacgcttcgggcttattaagtaatgtggagatttctgagctcgaccttcagcctcacattttacctaaatttttggtttgtcttccaaatctcctcttcttcagcttagcctttgacctcgctgcgccaagctcggcctgcggtttcgctttttaatacagtggacattggttggcgtctatgctctagctgagcttatcctgaagcacggcttcgaCCTTGCATGAAAGCTAGCctcactggggaacttcggatttttaggcccggcccggcctttttaacacgctttcacaactttgtcaaaaaaatttcgcgctcgcgttttttgctGGTTGACCCTGAATTCCCTGAATCTACATGGTAGCTTGACTGGTCAATGAATAATCATTTAAACACATGGAaaatttatctccgaaactactgtgctaaaattttgaaaaaaaaaaaaaacacaaaatagttctttacctatctataggaaaacctattagaaaggtgcagtcaagcgtgagtcggacttaattatagacatttcactcacgtttcacatgaaaaaatacattgttataaattgtgtaaccctttaaacgcgacgcaagtccgactcgcacttggccggttttctctaaatgtcccggtctgagtccccacacttatggcaaccctatgctaggcctacatgaataaagtatatttttgattttttgatttgattcgatttgaacataggcctcccccttggacctccatacatgccggttggaagcgacccgcatccagcgtcttccggcgaccttaacaaggtcgtctgtccatcttgtgggtggacgtcctacgctgcgcttgctagtccgtggtctccactcgagcacttttcgaccccatcggccatcttctctgcgtgcaatgtggcctgcccattgccacttcagcttgctaatccggtagGCTATGtacacgtagagaaactccgagcatagccctctccatagctcgtagAGCGACTTTGAggtttgagatgaggccgatagtgaaagaccacgtttcggagccgtaagtcatcactggtaacacacattgattaaagactttcgtcttgagcaACAATCGCAGCAATCTCATCTTTAACAGCTATTATCATCGAAATACAGCTTATTCAttcttatttaataaacatggcttaaatattcatatttatattcttttattcataaatttacAAATTTTACATGTCAAAAGGGTAATTAATATTCATACTTATAATTAGGTCGATCTCAATTGAATAACAATTCATTGAATTATcaattaaagtaaaataaaataaaacactatAAAAATAATCAACACCCATACCGAAGTAAAAGATGACcatgtaaaaataagtgacagTGTAGGTACACAGACATTAGTAAcataaaagcaaaaaaatattacattccaaaagttttaataaatcCAAAACATCATCAAAGATATGGCATTATTCTATTCTGTTTTTCATTGTGAATATTCTTTAGccagtaccgtaaaacggggtgagtaggtttcgcggggagaggtgggttatgaatggggagagaaggtttgagaggggggtgagaaggaattttaaggctactgctacaaaaataatgtattccaattaaaaatggagctatagtacgtatatacgcataataaaaaaaatcgatccaacaatcttccaaaatcacctttgtatgaaaacccctctcaccccaaatacgaggcactacggggtgagatcggttttcctctttatcgccaaagttatgaaatggaactacccaaaataaaataaaaactaaaatacaaacgtccggaacacttattatatacaccattcagttttcatatgtaaaaataaaatgttatcgaggtttgaatttcagttttgactctactcaccccattttacggtactttgtTCCTATTTCCTAGATGAAGCCGCGGTCGATGCGTTCAAAACGCACGTTTTAGAGGTTTCCCCGTCGGAGTGGTTGAACTGTTACAAAAACTGGTTTACCCGAATGAAAAAATGCGTAGACCTcaaaggagaatattttgaaaagCAATAAAGCTATTTCTGTTAGTATAATGTTGTTAATAATTTCAAATCCCGAAATATAAATCGTCGTAGCTAGCCGTCAAAGTTAATTTCAATCTTCTTTTTATCCGGCATGAATTGCCTGGAAAAAGTACAATGTTCATGTTACTAAGtggttaatttaaaataaatttggttATTACTTTGGTTGTTTTAATGTACTCACATTTACTTGCAGTCATTTGATACTTAATGCATCAAACGGTTAAAGAAAATGACTGTAAGTAACTAAATTACAGCTTCACAGGACTAATAATGCTTTTATGTGATAAAAAGTAAATTTCAGACAATTTCTATTTACCTACAAATCACTTTGGCCCCTGTAAACATCTTAAATACCAGTTCTCTCGCTTCAATATGTTCTTCCTTAGTCTTCTTTTCATCGAGATAAACTACTTCTCTAATGCGAGATTGTATTATTAGCTTAGCACATTCGTTGCAGGGGATCAGAGTTACGTAGATTGAACAATTTTTTACATCTACGGAGTTTTTGTTGACAATGGCGTTCAGCTCTGCGTGGCATACTGAAAAGTGAAAAGGTAGCGTTATGGTCATCTTACCTCATTTCTACCATAGGTTCTGATCAGTGAATATTAAAACCAAAGTAAACACGTCAGTTAACGTAAAGGGTATAGTAACATAAATGTCCTAGTGCTGGATACTGACCCAATAGTTGCCACTATTGATATAAACTAGTTCTTAGCAATAGAGATGACAAACAGGCTGCCTGTCAAGTATTGGAACAGTCTATTTCCAATACTATAGTCTGTTTTTAACtataaagtaatatttttatgCATGAAACAAATGAGCGTTTAAATACATACttcatagtttaaaaaaaaaaacaacaaaatattaataacagcgccatctagttaaAATGCGTgttctgcagcactatgtataattaaggttaacgccatctagcgttatttcgtcgcattttttgaaacccctaagcacatcactgtgagtacctactacagttatattaataccagtttgagggaaactcactagatggcatttaaatcaaaaaagaaaaatacaatgacattgtccgtcacacgtgacgtcacgcaagcgccctgcgcagcctaaacgaaacagcaggctcaggcatacattttcgccgcgcggtggaaagagagggttacgtcttacgtcttacgctgtctcgagtttaacattttttccccacctcaaaaagtgcacagcgccgctaaagaagttttcacttcaaaaaacagACTATAGAACGTTTACCTTAGTAATATTTTCCGATGTCACACACTACACGCATATGCATTATCACTATGTGCAGTCCGCTACAATCGATAAAAGTAATCCGTTTCGATAAGTTATCTGATGAGAGTGATGAGTTTTACTTTAAAGTGCATCTTTATCGCATTAGTAACAAAAAGATACGCATTGCTCGATTGCTGTTATCTTTGATTAATAAGGGTTACATTCGGATGGCAATTGCAGTAGTTGTAGAAGTGGCAGCAGCAGCTGTTGCGACTCAAGGATATTGACAGTGACGTCGCCCGCGTCAACGCCGCAGCAATAACGCCACAACAGTAagggtaccgtaaaacggggtgagtaggtttcgcggggagaggtgggttatgaatggggagagaaggtttgagaggggggtgaaaagggattttaaggctactgctacaaaaataatgtattccaatttaaaatggagctatattagtaatacgcataataaaaaaaaatcgatccaacaatcttccaaaatcacctttgtatgaaaacccctctcaccccaaattcgaggcactacggggtgaggtgggttttcctctttatcgtcaaagttatggaatgaaactacccaaaataaaataaaaactaaaatacaaacgtccggaacacttattatatacaccattcagttttcatatataaaaataaaatgttatcgaggtttgaatttcagttttgaccccattttacggtaacattccatttcagaccgcagctgcactactagtatgAACGCgtggtgttattgtcaatttccatagtaaaatgaatggtagtgctgctgtcgttggaaatggactgtcaccttaacgcAGCAATAGTGCCAATGCTACAGTCGCTAGTCGTCATCCGAATGTTACCTTAAGCCTGCAGACTGCAAAAAAGTTTCAGGATCATTACTTATAGGTAAAGCTTCGaagttttttcaataaaattatcTTCTATTGGTCCTTACAAACTCTTAAACAAGATAATAAAGGCAATAGCCTTGGCAAGGTGTAATCgattaattaattttgttatttatacatgtaataatatacatatacattattATCACCTCTATGCCGACGACCTCCAAATTTATTCGCAGGGTGTTCTTGGTGATCTCGATTCAGTCATAGAGGGCACGAATCTTGACTTGATGCGCTTATCCAATTGGAGTCAGAATTATGGCCTTAGAGTAAATCCACTGAAAACTCAGGTAATTGTGATTGGCAGCCCTAAACTGATTTCCAAAATCGACTTCGCTAAGCTTCGTCCGATAGTGTTTGGTGGTATCCAAATTCCTTATTCCAGCCAAGTGAGAAATCTTGGCGTTGTTATGGATCGCTCTCTATGTTGGGTACCTCAATTGAGTGAAGTGAGCAAGAAGATGTTTGCCGCTATAGGGTCTCTCAGGCGACTTAGTAACTTTCtgcctatacctactaaaattgcGCTTGCTCAAACGTTACTTCTCCCTATTCTTGATTATGCTGATATCTCCTATCTCGACCTTACTGAGGAGCAACTCAATAACCTTGAGCGCATTCAAAATGTCTGTATTCGGTTCATATTCGGGTTACGCAAATATGACCATATTTCCAGTTTCCGATCCCAACTCAAGTGGCTCCCTATCCGTCATCGTCGTAACTCACACATACTTTCTTTTCTTTATTCTATACTTTTTAATCCTGCAACTCCCCGCTATCTCAAAGAACGTTTCCCTTATGTAAATTCTCTTAACACCTCTCAAAATTTGCTCCTATCTGTGCCATCTTCCTCTTCCAAATTTTATAACTGCTCATTTACTTTTCGGGCCATTCGACTATGGAACTCTCTACCTGTTGAGTTAAGACGTTCTCAATCTATTACCTCCTTCAAATCAAACCTTAAGGAATACTATCTTTCCCTACCTtagtttttatttgtataatattgACACTGTTGTTTCTTTGTTTAATATATACTTTttatgaatgtatgtttatgtatgtttatggttatacgtatttaagtatgtttatctATATTAATGTTTTGTGTTGTTTAGTTATATTCAATTcgacttttcatattttttcttagCGCCACCTACCGTATATTATAATTCTTTTGTCTCcgatacccaaaggttgtctggaagagatcgctcttaagcgataagaccgcctgttgttacctctattgtctttgtttatgttattgtacatttattgtaaactacgtgtatgtgaggtgtgcaataaagagtattgtattgtattgtatttacatCTTTTAATTTTTCCACTACAACCTACAATGGATTAAATAAAGGCGAGGGATGCCCGTGCCGTTTTTTGTGGCATTTTTACTCTAGCACATAaaatgtagagtctgtgcggaaagagaagagtcgtagactgtattggatcccatacattttacgactcttctttttccgcacagactctagaacAGAACCATTGACGAATGGCtcagttatcttatcttatcttagaaTATCATAAATGGTTGCAGTGGTCCTAAACTCTCCATAGAAACACGTAGTCTCAATTTGCCGTTCaaatttgttttattaatttaggtacttttttttaaGGGTCGGTGATGCGCGTGTAAGTAAATTCACTAGAGTTGCAAGCACCCACAGGCTGTGTA carries:
- the LOC134806028 gene encoding deoxycytidylate deaminase-like, translating into MADKSGTNKKRKSIITDDKEEQYFMALAVLAAMRSPDPELGVGACIVDADRKVVGLGYNRHPYGCEGFSWDKKEKHNYVCHAELNAIVNKNSVDVKNCSIYVTLIPCNECAKLIIQSRIREVVYLDEKKTKEEHIEARELVFKMFTGAKVICRQFMPDKKKIEINFDG